The following proteins come from a genomic window of Paenibacillus swuensis:
- a CDS encoding aldo/keto reductase, translating to MATLPLQQRGLDTSRLILGCMGLGGDWNRQSPITEEHVKQAHEAVEAALSIGINFFDHADIYTAGKAEKVFGQVLKERPELREKMIIQSKCGIRFAEEESGLPGRFDFSEQHIRNSVDGILSRLGVDYLDILLLHRPDPLVEPEEVASVFNYLKTSGKVKHFGVSNMSAAQIQLLQHYIKEPIVVNQLEMSLAKVGFLNAGVHLNQEAAAGDIFPEGTLEYCRLENIQIQAWGPLAQGVFSGKPLVDQPKSIHDTAELVGRMAADKGVTREAIVLAWLMKHPAQIQPVIGTVNPERIRACADAERVQLSRDEWYTLYVSSRGVRLP from the coding sequence ATGGCCACTTTACCTTTACAACAACGGGGACTGGATACAAGTCGATTGATTCTGGGCTGTATGGGTCTGGGAGGGGATTGGAATAGGCAATCTCCAATTACCGAGGAGCACGTTAAACAAGCTCATGAAGCTGTGGAAGCCGCGCTTTCCATTGGGATTAATTTTTTTGATCACGCGGATATTTACACAGCCGGCAAAGCGGAGAAAGTGTTCGGACAAGTATTAAAGGAACGCCCGGAGCTTAGGGAAAAGATGATTATTCAGTCCAAATGCGGTATTCGTTTTGCGGAAGAAGAGAGCGGACTCCCGGGTCGGTTTGACTTCTCCGAACAGCATATCCGCAACAGCGTTGACGGCATCTTATCTCGTTTAGGCGTTGATTATTTGGATATTCTGTTGTTGCACAGACCGGATCCTTTAGTCGAACCGGAAGAAGTGGCCAGTGTATTTAATTACTTGAAAACTTCCGGTAAAGTTAAGCATTTCGGGGTCTCCAATATGAGCGCTGCGCAAATTCAATTGCTACAGCACTACATCAAGGAACCGATTGTGGTAAATCAATTGGAAATGAGCTTGGCTAAAGTTGGTTTTTTAAACGCAGGCGTTCATTTAAACCAAGAGGCTGCCGCGGGTGACATCTTTCCAGAAGGCACCTTGGAATATTGCCGCTTAGAGAATATCCAGATTCAGGCTTGGGGCCCGTTAGCACAAGGCGTCTTTTCCGGCAAACCTTTGGTGGATCAACCGAAATCCATTCATGATACGGCTGAATTGGTTGGACGCATGGCGGCTGATAAAGGCGTAACCCGAGAAGCGATTGTACTTGCTTGGCTCATGAAGCATCCCGCCCAAATCCAGCCTGTTATCGGGACTGTGAATCCGGAACGGATTCGTGCTTGTGCCGATGCAGAGCGGGTACAGTTGTCCCGCGATGAATGGTACACATTATATGTAAGTTCAAGGGGAGTACGTTTACCTTAA
- a CDS encoding HD domain-containing protein, whose translation MAEKNQHILSNAREWVIAKLGEDSSGHDAWHTFRVANTALRIALEEGADSYICELAALLHDMADEKLVPDVAEAEAEMIRWMHNEGVDSDAVDHVMEIIRTMSFKGGNRPAVRTLEGRVVQDADRLDAIGAIGIARVFAYTGWKGSPLHDPNLTPRDEMTPEEYRNGKDTAINHFYEKLLRLKALMNTNYGLQLAGERHAFMEQYLEQFYEEWEGKR comes from the coding sequence ATGGCTGAGAAGAATCAGCACATATTGAGCAACGCGAGGGAATGGGTCATCGCTAAATTGGGTGAAGACAGCTCCGGGCATGATGCATGGCATACGTTTCGGGTAGCCAATACAGCTTTAAGAATTGCTCTCGAAGAGGGCGCGGATTCATATATTTGTGAATTAGCGGCACTGTTGCATGATATGGCCGATGAGAAATTGGTTCCTGATGTGGCCGAGGCGGAAGCCGAGATGATCCGCTGGATGCATAACGAAGGTGTGGATTCGGATGCGGTAGATCATGTGATGGAAATCATACGAACCATGTCCTTTAAAGGAGGAAACCGCCCCGCGGTGCGTACTCTAGAAGGCAGAGTAGTGCAGGACGCGGATCGGTTGGATGCGATCGGCGCAATTGGGATTGCCCGAGTGTTTGCTTATACCGGCTGGAAAGGGAGTCCTTTACATGATCCTAATCTCACCCCGCGCGATGAAATGACACCCGAAGAGTACCGTAACGGAAAAGATACGGCCATTAATCATTTTTATGAGAAACTTTTACGCCTGAAAGCACTAATGAATACAAATTACGGATTGCAATTGGCCGGTGAACGACATGCTTTTATGGAACAGTATTTGGAGCAATTTTATGAAGAGTGGGAAGGGAAGAGGTAA
- a CDS encoding glycosyltransferase family 2 protein: MPKLTLSMIVRNEQDRYLGKVLEKHRAYIDEAIIIDDASTDETVQLCMEKLAGIPLTIIRNDTSCFHNEVQLRMQQWAATVNSRPEWILNMDADETFEDSFRDEVSMLMENHQPQVYYFRLYDMWNDCSYREDAYWQAHRTYRPFLHKYQTDYSYYWKKTPQHCGRFPTNVGEQPYLCSKLRVQHWGWSRLTDRQLKYKRYMELDPDGRYGWLEQYESILDPNPSLMKWSDSI; this comes from the coding sequence GTGCCCAAGCTCACATTATCCATGATCGTCAGGAATGAACAAGACCGTTACCTAGGTAAAGTACTCGAGAAGCATCGAGCCTATATTGATGAAGCGATCATCATAGATGACGCAAGTACCGATGAAACGGTGCAGCTATGTATGGAAAAGCTTGCGGGAATTCCATTGACTATAATTCGCAATGATACCTCCTGTTTTCACAATGAAGTTCAACTAAGAATGCAGCAATGGGCCGCTACGGTAAACAGTCGACCGGAATGGATTCTGAATATGGATGCTGATGAAACCTTTGAGGATTCTTTTAGGGATGAAGTTTCCATGCTTATGGAAAATCACCAGCCCCAAGTGTATTATTTCCGACTTTATGATATGTGGAATGATTGTTCCTATCGCGAAGATGCCTATTGGCAGGCGCATCGAACGTATCGCCCTTTTTTGCATAAATATCAGACGGATTATTCTTATTATTGGAAAAAAACCCCTCAACATTGTGGACGATTTCCTACCAATGTGGGAGAACAGCCTTACCTGTGTTCCAAACTTCGGGTGCAGCATTGGGGATGGTCACGGCTTACAGATCGTCAATTGAAATATAAAAGGTACATGGAACTGGATCCGGACGGCCGTTATGGCTGGCTAGAGCAGTACGAATCCATTCTGGACCCAAATCCTTCATTAATGAAATGGTCAGATTCTATTTAA
- a CDS encoding glycosyltransferase yields the protein MTIVDDQDDLHRIKGKRILIGSAVRQTPEILGFFLDSLAMLECKDWVLSYYFVDNNDAEKSRLMLEQFATKHNRVTCSRNESTEPYLRNEKSHYWTHTLVWKVAEMKNQILEAARQGGYDYLFLVDSDLVLHPYTLQKLISGNRDIIANIFWTQWSPESPELPQVWLEDDYRMFHSKPLFHESSSEDMEVQTFLQQLREPGIYEVGGLGACTLLSKNVLDSVITFTKLPNVSFWGEDRHFCIRAAALGFKLYVDSTYPAYHLYREQDLDGVEDYVACCKSEAGRDGITVSLCMIVKNEENILPRCLESVCDVVDELIIVDTGSTDQTVEVAKRYGARVFEFEWIDDFAAARNYAFQQATQEYILWLDADDYLKEKDRGLFRKLTNTLSRDVDSVLMHTHLAFDQQGNVTHSLCRNRLVKRNKGFRWEGFVHECLMVSGQTLQSDIAVTHQKDKSYTDRNLRLYRSHLAKGAELSPRDMYYFANELKDHGYWDEAAEWYERFLLDGRGWLEDVIGACIKQANCYGQQGNRYMQKKALLRSFEHGHPRPDACCALGAVFMEQEDYVSAVTWFKTALTCNTESILGLVDHASYTWLPYLQLCVCYDRMGDRVSAYSHHLQACSFQPEHPSMVFNQKYFAELGYEKKPNECS from the coding sequence ATGACAATCGTCGATGATCAAGATGATTTGCATAGAATTAAAGGTAAACGCATTCTAATCGGAAGCGCAGTCCGACAAACGCCGGAAATCCTGGGCTTCTTTCTGGATTCTTTGGCTATGCTTGAATGTAAGGATTGGGTGTTGAGCTATTATTTTGTAGATAACAACGATGCTGAGAAATCACGTCTAATGCTTGAACAATTCGCGACTAAACACAATCGGGTAACATGTTCGAGAAATGAAAGCACGGAACCTTACCTGCGTAATGAAAAATCACATTATTGGACACACACCCTTGTTTGGAAAGTCGCTGAAATGAAGAATCAAATTCTGGAAGCGGCGAGGCAAGGGGGTTACGATTATTTATTTCTTGTTGATTCGGATCTTGTGCTTCATCCCTATACTTTGCAAAAATTGATTTCAGGGAATCGTGACATTATAGCTAATATATTCTGGACCCAGTGGTCCCCGGAAAGTCCGGAACTGCCGCAAGTATGGCTGGAGGACGATTACCGGATGTTTCATAGTAAGCCTCTATTTCATGAAAGTTCTTCAGAAGATATGGAGGTCCAAACCTTTCTTCAACAACTTCGGGAACCTGGTATCTATGAAGTGGGCGGTCTTGGCGCATGCACTCTTTTGAGCAAAAACGTTCTGGACTCTGTCATTACCTTTACTAAATTACCGAATGTTTCCTTCTGGGGAGAGGACCGGCACTTCTGCATACGAGCGGCTGCTTTGGGATTTAAGTTATATGTCGACAGCACTTATCCGGCTTATCATCTCTATCGTGAACAGGATTTAGACGGTGTTGAGGACTATGTTGCATGTTGTAAATCGGAGGCAGGGCGAGACGGGATAACGGTTAGTCTATGTATGATTGTGAAAAATGAAGAGAATATCCTCCCGCGATGCCTGGAATCGGTCTGTGATGTAGTCGACGAACTCATTATTGTGGATACCGGTTCGACAGACCAAACGGTTGAGGTGGCTAAACGATATGGTGCTCGAGTGTTTGAGTTTGAATGGATTGATGATTTTGCAGCGGCCCGGAATTACGCATTTCAGCAAGCTACACAAGAATATATTCTTTGGCTGGATGCGGATGATTATTTGAAGGAAAAGGACCGGGGTCTATTTCGCAAGTTGACAAATACACTCTCCAGAGATGTTGACAGTGTCCTGATGCATACGCATCTGGCATTCGATCAACAGGGGAATGTGACGCACAGTCTGTGTCGCAATCGATTGGTTAAGCGGAACAAAGGCTTCCGGTGGGAAGGATTTGTGCATGAATGTCTGATGGTGTCGGGACAGACGCTCCAAAGTGACATTGCCGTCACCCATCAGAAAGATAAATCGTATACGGATCGGAATCTACGGTTATACCGCTCACATTTAGCTAAAGGCGCGGAGCTTTCCCCAAGGGATATGTACTACTTTGCTAATGAGTTGAAGGATCATGGATATTGGGATGAAGCTGCGGAGTGGTATGAGCGGTTCCTGCTGGACGGTAGAGGATGGCTGGAAGACGTCATTGGCGCTTGTATTAAACAGGCGAATTGTTATGGTCAACAGGGTAATCGTTATATGCAAAAGAAGGCTTTGCTCCGTTCCTTTGAACATGGTCACCCCCGACCGGATGCTTGTTGTGCTCTGGGCGCTGTATTTATGGAACAGGAGGATTATGTTTCGGCGGTGACTTGGTTTAAAACCGCGCTAACCTGTAATACGGAGTCGATTCTTGGGTTGGTGGATCACGCATCGTACACCTGGCTTCCTTACCTGCAATTATGTGTGTGCTATGACCGGATGGGTGACCGTGTTTCGGCTTATTCGCACCATCTGCAAGCTTGTTCTTTTCAGCCGGAACATCCGAGTATGGTATTTAACCAGAAGTATTTTGCGGAGTTAGGGTATGAGAAAAAGCCGAATGAGTGTTCTTAA